The Chiroxiphia lanceolata isolate bChiLan1 chromosome 3, bChiLan1.pri, whole genome shotgun sequence DNA segment TCTCCAGAGGCCCAAGTGGGAGTCAAAGTGTTTCAGAGCAAGAACCAGAGTGTGTATTTTTGAACCTAAAACAGCCTTGATGCTCAATTCAGCCACATTATTAATTCAGGAGAGGAGCCAAAAGGCCCATGCCAACACTCAGGCTGTTTTACACCTGGCACACTGGTATACAGCTTCCCAGATGATGCCTGTGGTCTGGCTTCATTCTCCTGGTGCTCAAGTCCCTCAGCTTGTGTGTCGGGACTTTGCAACAGCCAAGCTCCAACAAAAGGCACAGGGGTGTCATCTTATGGCATAGTCAAAACCTGGGCAAGAAATTCCCCAGAAGTGTCTGGTAGTCAACTGGAAGTTGAGAAGACTCTGCTCTCTGGAGTTACACCTGCTCGTAAGATGCTTTATCTCAGGTTTAATGGCACTGCTTGGAACTGGCTTCTTTTACCCCAATGCAGACTTTTCCAGAACTGAAACTGCACCTTTCCCCCTATTTTTCACTGAATAGCATAATTTCCAATGACACAGCGGCACacctagaatcacagaatgtgctgagctggaagggacccacaaggatcagagAGTCCAgcccctggctctgcacaggaccatccccaagaatcacaccatgtgcctgagtgttctccaaatgctccttgaactctgtcaggcttggtttTGTGACCATtgccttggggagcctgttccggTACTgaatcaccctctgggtgaagaaccttttcctaatatctaaacctcccctgacgcaacttcaggccattccctcgggtcctgtcactggtcaccacagaaaagagagcagttctgtccctcctcttcctctaatgaggaagttgtagactgcgaTGAGGTCTCTCTGCACACACGGGGCGGGCTCGTAGCCGAACGTCCCGTCACTGCCTGACAAAGCGTGTCCCgcctggctctgctgtgacACCCGCCCTCcgcccctgtgccaggcaggtgCCCCCGCCCGGGACACGGCGGTCGCGCCCGGgccgccctgccctgccccgccccGGGTCGTACCCAGCCGGTAGCGCACCAGCCCCCGGTTGTAGTAGGGCACCTCGAAGCTGGGCTGGCACTCGATGGCGGCCGTGTAATCCCGCAGGGCGGCGGCGAACTCCACGCGCAGGTACCGCACCTGCCCGCGGTCGTTGAGGGCCGTGGCGAGGTCGCGGCGGGCGCTGCGGGCACAGAGCGAGCGGAGTTACGGGGGacccgcccgccgcccccgccccacgccccggccccggccctaccccgcggggctgcgggcgATGAAGCGGCTGTAGAGCTCCTCGGCCGCCGAGAGCCGCCGCGCCGCCAGCTCGGCCCGCGCCGCCGCCAGCAGCTCGGCCGCCTCCTGCGCCATCGCCCCGTGACGTGAACGGAAGGGGAGCCGCGGAGGGCGGGCGGAGGGCGCTGCgggcactgctgcaggagcGGGCTCAGCCCGGGGAGGGATGAACAGGATGGAACAGGATGTCTGATACCAGAgcgcacacacatacacacaaaatacagtatttcagtgttttggatGCAAAATGTATCTTGGGCTGCATTGAAGAGCTGCAACCAGCCcggggaggtgattctgcccctctgctccactcttatgagaccccacctgcagggctgtgtccagctctggggctcccagcacaggaaggacacggatctgctggagcgggtccagagtAGGCCATGAAGACGCCTGGAGAGCTGGATTACCCctcctatggagacaggctgagagagctgggctgttcagcctggagaacagaaggctccagggagaccttatagcaccttccagtacctaaaggggctacaagagaacCAGAGAGGAACTTTTACAAGAACacagagtgacaggacaaaggggaatggctttaatCTAAAGGAGGGTAGGTCTAGAttagacataaggaagaaattctttactgtctgagggtggtgaagcactgaagcggtttctcagagaagctgtggctgccccacccttggaagtgttcaaggctaggctggatgggactttgagcagcctgctccagtggaagatgtccctgcccatggcaaaggGTTTGaaactacatgatctttaaggtcccttccaacacaaactgttCTACAACTCTAGGGTTCTATGCAAATGGGGTTTATCCTTTCCTGGCCTAAGTTTAGGTGAGAGACATGACTTGCCCTGAAAGACAGTGCAGAAGAGGTGTCAGACTCTCCTCTCAGAAATGTGCCAATGCACAGCATGAATGTCGCAGCTCATGGCTCTTTTCCAAACAGCCAAATGGTGGCTGGTCCTGGGGAAAGCTCACCCTGTGCAGTGGGGAcctgcagcacttccagagCAGAGGCTCAAATCCAGCAGTAAGATAGAAGAGTGCAGTTCTAAGTAAGACATCGTTCCTTAGACCTTTGTGTGTAACAAGGGTGACCATTCAGGTCCTGATATCTGTTCAACAGATGTCAGCTACTCTCTCAAGccacttgaaaaaaattgcCAGATTCCAGTTTGAAGGTTCATGGAGGTTTCCTTGTTGAAGATCACATCAGCCAAGCTCAGGAACCTGGATACCGACAGACAACACTGTCTGCTGAGTGTTTTCAAGCCCTTTATTGCTGTGGTGGGTTTAAATACATTTGGCAAAAGAAACCAGCACAAACATGTCTATACTGGTATCATTACTCTAGTAAAACAGTAGTACAAAAAGGTATACAATAATATTATCAGAACTATTGTGGCATTATTTCAACTCAGGAATTACTTCCTTCACAAAACTGTGAATTCTGAGAAAACCCAGTAATCTCCTATGGAATTACAGAGACCAAAAAAATGGAGCCTGCTCAGAGTAAAACATACTAATATGAACCTACATTCAGCTCACATGGTTTTAAAACTAGGCTCAATCTACAATTAGAAAAGAATGCTTTTAccttaaatctttttttaaaagtgtaacAAAAATGGAGTCTATTAACATGGTTGTTTATTCACATAAATGGAACCAGTAAAGGTTTCTCTTGTggggtttctgttttgtttttttttaatgtttccctAATAGCAGCACTATCTGCTACAATACAGTACTTgagttgtattttaaaatatagtacATCATAAATGAGGATACGTGGGCCTTTATCCTCAGCTATActgtgctgtggcacagaggACAGGACTTATAATTGCCTGCTTCACTGGCTTTCATACAATGCTTACATACACTGCACATCCAGAATCGATACTCCAGGATAGGGTCTCCTGTTGCAACACATACAGGAAGTTTCTCATCTccactattaaaaaaaaaaaaaaaaaaaaagagtaaataaagctgaaagaataaaaacatgGTGTGTCAACTGTTAATGAGAAGTTATTAAATCATGTAACACTTCACTGTTCACATAGCCAAATACGTAAATCTTCCCACCAGAGAATGCCCACCCCTAGAACCATACAGTCAACAAATCAGGACCAGCAGATCCAAAAGATGGAGTGAAGGGAAGGCCATATAAAGGTAAGGTCAGATTAGACACCTGCACTACTATTATGCTCCTTCCTCTGACGAGTCAACTTGACAGCTGTTAGTGAGATTCTGTACAGCTGCACAGTAGGATCAAACAAGACATGTTAAAATCCTATTTGCTAAAAGAAAATTGACTCACAGTCAATTTTCATACTCACAAATTCCATGCTCTTAGCAGGAAACATATGTCAAAGACACTGTTGTGGGTATAGCCATTCCAAGGACTTACCCCTTAAAAGTGCCCTTCTTActctatttttttcacttgacaTATCCTCACACCATGTAGATTTAGGTAATTCACAAAACACTGGGACTTATTAGTTAATACTAGTTAAACATCACTTGTGGATATTTGCTTCACACCACAACCGTGATGCAACAGTAACATTAAAGAAGTAATGTCATGTGACACAGTATCAGAAGTCCTAAAACTCCTGTGCTCTGTCCACCTGCATTTCAAATTAAGGTGAAGTTACATCTTTATGCTCAGTTCCTGAATACAGTCAGTGTCTATTTTCCCAAACAATACAGTGCTGTATACCCTTTCTGCTAAGTGGCTGACACTGCATGATGCTGCCCAATATTTGGTTTAAGcagcaaagcatttaattaACTTGGTCACACACAAAATCTGCTAAAACCCAAAATACAGaccaacagaaggaaaaaaatgatagTATTATTACAGTATCATATAAAAATAAGCCCACCTCTCAAGAACATCATCCAGATCAGACTTTTTGTTATACTTTGGACTGTATCTTGTGAATATCTCTAGAGCAAGATCTTCATACTGTTGCCTCTGCTCTGGTCTAAGAGTTTCCAAGGATTCTAGTTTAACAAATGCTTTTGAGCAAGTATCAAATGCTCTGTTTGCACATGCACAGAGTGCCAAAAGGGAATAGATTCAACTGCAGGGATAATGTCTTCATAATCTCTCAAATGAAGAGctaaaaaagaaggaaaaaaagaaatccagggAAATTATTACACGTCTTCTGAGAACTGCAAGCATCTGGTATGAAATATTTGCTACTAGGACACAGTATTGATCCGACAAATTGGACAGAGTGAACAGAAGTCTTTTCACTGACATGACTATGAagcattgctttttaaaaataaataaaattagggGATTTGACTGGGAAACTTCTTGAcacacttcattttctttggttggtttgttttaaagatgttACAAGGTTTTGAAATAGATCTTCACTACTTGGATAAAGCACTACTTGCTTCTCTTAACTGCCACAGATTTTTTATGAAGCTCTACCGGGAGGTCCGATGTGAATTCAGGTGTGCCTTAGAatttaaggaaagaaatgaaacagtCAACAGAATAGCTACAGAAACTGACCAATTTAACCAGGTAATATTTGGAAAGTTAAGATTTGCATTGTCTTCAGGAAAGTCCTTTCCAGCCATATTGACTGCAGCCATAATCAATTCATTATATGGTTTTGGTTTAAATTCCATGGATCTATTAAGAATAGAAAAAAGTGCCAACTATAAATGACATTATGCACTGTGCAGGTGCTGTGCAATTAGAACAGTTTCTGTAACTTCTTTACAGGGTTAAAAATAAAGTCCTACCTGTTTTAAGCGCTGCATCTACAGATCCTTTATAGAGCTGTTTTTGTGCAAGTATGAAAAAATGGTAAGCCTCAGCTCCTCGCCAAGCATTGTCTGCAAAGCGATTAGTTGAAGAAAGAACATCTTCTTCCAGCAAACCAGCCAAAGCTGAAGCactctgaaaacaaagcagtatcacaagtaatttttatatGAAACAGATACAGCAGGAAATGGGGATACATGAAAAGAACTTTTCTATACTTGGTGATTACACCACTGTCTGTGTTAACTAGGGGAAATATAAATGGACCTAAAGTGAACACTGTCAGACATTTTATACAGAGCACAGGCACAACATATGGTGCAGATTTTCAAAGATAAATATTGTATACGTGTGTACAAATATGTTTTGTGCACATCTGCAGACTGGTTCATACTTTGGATTAATACTGCATTTCAACACCAGAGCTCTTAAAACTTTGTCTAAACTATTTCATTTGGGCATATGAAGATGAATGTGTgcgcagaaaaaaaaatgcttctattTGTTTCCCTCATATCTGGAGCCATCTCCCTGCTAAATTAAAGGTAAGATAATCTAATCAGAGATCACTCTTTGGGATCAATCCTTACCCCTAAATGACATGAAAATGACAgtcttgcaggaaaaaaaaaaagtctggagtTTCTTAGTATGATTTTCATTGTTACAGtgaaaatattaggaaaaacacattaaacttgggaagaaaaatatctattaATATATatgatttaaatgttttaaaataatacttaatAGGTTTTCATGGAAGACTTGCTTTAAGAAAAGCTTTGTtcttagcaggaaaaaaaattattagaaaaacattATAGCCTCCCATGAAGATAGCTTGCTTTATTCTAGGTATTACATACCAgaattcagaaaggaaaaaaaaaagacactacCTCTGAACTTTTCTCTTTAACTTTTCCCCTTTGtgcattttgcatttgttcGTGGCACTGTTCCATAAGTAAGGCTGACAACACATAAAGCTTTTTAACTCGCAAaggttttgtccttttcttcGACTCTTCCTCTGcaatcttaaaaaacaaaacaaagggatTTAATTCTCTTATACAATTGCATGCTTGTTCAAACCTAGGAAATCATGCCAAAAAATGATTCTGCCTTTCTATGTAATAATTTAGACTGCAAATATAACtataaatgaaaatgtcaaaGTGAAGTATGCACAttattctatatttatttaGGTAACATGTATATAAAGCCAGATTCTCATGAAGGATAAATCAGTGTAACCATGTATAAGTCTATTGACttagtataaaaataaactgaaaaatagcaatttttaaacacatacaTAGCTTTCAATATGGTCTGGTGGTTTTCCCAGGAAAGAAGAATGGCTTTTGAAAGtaacatatattatatatatacactgcTATATATATTGCTGTAAAAATTACATATCATTCTTACAGACTTTAAGTTATGTACAGAAATCTCTGCAACCAACCCAAATCTAAGCAACATCTCTATCTTAAAGCCCACCACAACCATTTCTAATTGAAGGTACTAATTGAAGAAATACCAAAATTTAACATCTTAAAGTTATTGacattgctatttttttaaaaaaggagataaaCCTAACTCACATAACACATAAAATACTGTGGACATGGCAGCCCAGGCCAGTCCACCATATTTCTTTACTAGGCAATGCAGAGCAAAGGACTTTTCTGAGGTGCAGTTCATCTCACCACTGAAGTGAAGTCCTCGAAATGATGACATCCCAAAAGTATCCTCTCCATTAGCTACAGAGGACATCAAGGGTAACTATTATAGAGATACCTGAACTCTGAGAGTTGAATTCATCAGTATCCTGTATAATGGCATCTGCTCCTAGCACAGGCATTGTTAAAACTAAAATAACCccaagagaataaaagaaagtagCATGGAAGTAATAAGAATTAGTGCAAAAAGCCAGCCACttgacacaaaaataaaacctgtgatACCTTGAACATGAGCTTAGCAGCTTCAAAGAAATAATTGGCTTTACGATAGAGTTCTATAGCATCaaggattttattcttttccagcAAATGACTTGCATATCTGGCTAGCAAGGATCCAATCTCTTTCATATTGTGATTTTTAGCCAGCTCCACAGCTTTATTCCACTAAAAATGAAAGGAGACAATTATTAACctaattttttcaaatacattctCAGAACAAGACAGTTATCCATGAATAGACGGATACATTTGTGTGCAATATTTCACTGCCATTTAGAACCAGACTACtataaaattaacataaaaagCAAGGGAATACAAATGCTAACATCATTGCCAATCATGTGATGCAGCAGGCCTGTGAAACAAATGCTGGACTTCTGTCCAAAACCACATACAAAACAGTTGCTTCTGCTTTGGTAAAAGCTTTGCAAAATCACTTCAATGCAGCTCATAGCTGGACACATGGATTTCAACACTTCTGACATTACTAAAGCCAGACTCTCAAAAGCAGGCCTAAAAGAGGACTTCAGCCAAGAAGCTTAAAGCACACAGTAACACTTTACTTATCCTTCTATGCACCTCATTTTGTCTGCGAATTTTCCTGATCTTCAACAGTTTGGCTACTGTGTTTTCCTGAGATTAAAAGTTTGGCAGGACTGAGAGTCTCAGCTGTATCTCACACCTAATAGCTCCTCAGATCAATAAACTAAGAGATTGTTGATATAAAGCCAGCTCTAGCCAGTCCTGCCATTCCCATACATCAAGTTCCTCATAGCCATCCTCAGTTTTTCTCTTATTTGTGTCGACGCAAACCTTTGCATAAGTAAGTCATACCAGGAAACAGCTCTAGATGTAAACACACAGATCAATTTTCAGATCAGCTTTTTCCAGCTACATCCTCACTCAGTCACAAATCTATTTGCATCTATACAAAGAAGGAGGGGGATGTGGAAAACATCCTGAAAAGACATCTCTCTCTCCTCCGGTCTTCCTCCCATTCCATCAGAAGGCAGCACGGCCCAGCTCCAGAGAGGCTACAAACGTCTGTATGCTGAGCATGCTGACCACACACCCTGCATGTGCCTTCCCACTGTCCCTCCAGTGGTCTAATCTTCATCTCGGCTTAACCTTGAAGTATAAATCTTCCAGAAACTGTGACAAATCTTCCAGACACTTAACAAGGACTTGTATTTAACTGGGCACTAGGATAGAAATCTCACAGTTAAACTGGTATTGGTAAAGCAGATGATCTCCTCCTGTTTTACCTGGTTGAGGTGCACACAGGTATCCACTGCATCCTTTGGTTGATTACATTTCAGAAAGGCTGACACAGCTTGTTCACACATCCCCACTCGTACAAACATATGAGCTATATCCTGCAAAAATCATCAGCACCATGTTAAATTCACTTCCACATTTTTAGTACATTGTGTACTTATATTGCTTAATTTAATTCCgagaggctggggaaggggttATTCCCTTCATGGATCCTATGAAGGCATCATGCACTGTTGCAAATATTTAGAACAGTGAATGTGCTACTTTCACACGCTccttctaaatttaaaaaagctatttaaaaatttttctttcaaataaaatcatATCAAAAGGATTGTATTCTTACTGTTTAGAGTATTTTATGAAACTTTGCTACTACAGTgaggttaaaaaagaaagtgctaGGTCTTGCTTTACTGAAAATGGCATTAAAAGGAGCACGTTTTgcatttttcaagcattttcaATTAATCAACCATAGCATAGTTTTAAATTAGCTATTACATAGAAGGTCATATCCTGCTATACATACACAGCTATACCCTGTACATCTATATATCCTATTCACCCTATCCCAcctactttttctcctttgagagTATCTTCTATTTTCATTGTATATTAGTATTCCCACCAGAGTTACCATGCAATAAGTTAGGGATAGCAACTAGGAAGGatttagggaaaaagaaaaaacaatagtGTAAAGATGACAAAATGAAATCTAAAGTAACTATCCCTCCATGAGTGACTTCTCAGTGAAGCACAGctatttcagagagaaatgcCACAATTTGGGGAGAGAAACAGTAAATTATGACTAAGCCATGTGGCAATAAAACATGATGAACAATTGGACCTTTCTGGAGAACTGAGACaataaaggaaaggaagaataatGGACTATGAAAACAACATTAATACTGGAGATCAATACCACAGTAACACTATTATGCTTAAGTGAGTAGGTCCTATGCTGtattccttctctcttccttaaTCCTCCCAAgatgtgaaattttaaataaatagttgGGTATAAAtaagacaatgaaaaataaagatgcttTTTGCTTACAGGGAGCAATTTATGATTCTCTGGAAGTGAGTTAGCCAGATTCTCCAGTCCTTGGTAGTCCTCTAGCATGTAGTAACATTCAGCTAAACGTTCCTGGTTTCGTCCTTGCACGTAATACTGTACAGCATTTAACCTTGTGGGACAAAAAAGATGTGGTGGCTTCTGATATATAAACAGGAGTGaagtttttaattctgtaagccttttgcatttttaaatctaaaatcacattatttttaacatacaGCTTTCCTTGGAAAAACTTTTGTAGCTagaatttcactgtttttctaaaaagtactacaagttttaattttcagagatCATTATATTCAAGAAGTAGCAAGACTGATTCTCTGACTAGCATAAGGTTAGGAAGTCAAGGAATCTTGAAACTATAGATCATAGCAGATAATGGATAACCTACAACTAAACCTTCAGAAAAGGGCTTTACTGTTGTGcctctgtattttaaaacacaagcaCTGAGACCTCCAGGACCATTCTCCAAAGTTACCTAAAACATCTAAAAGTCAACTTTCAAAATCTAATCTCAAGTTTTCAACTGCTTTGGAACCCAAGTTCTTTGTGATAATACAATTTGGGTAATCACAGTACACAGTGGAGCTGTGGAACTCTGAGACATAGAGTTAGAAGGCAACAAGAAAAgtgcatgaaaaaaattcttggcAAGTTATTAATTAAGAAGACATTACCTCTGGCTCACTAAGTACCTGACTGCAAAATGTGTTCTGCAGAACACATTACAGGTGTGCACTGTGTGCACTGTCCTTAAAATCTTCCTTGGGTGCCCAGTTTGGGCAACAGCTGGAGACAGATCCAGGCCATAAAGAAATCGGGaccttttcaaatatttgtggGTTGAAGCATTCTAGAAAATTCACTGATGTTTAATAATTCTCTCCTACCTTTAACTACTATCCAGCCTAATACAACTGTAGAGGtatttctcttcccctcccctcctttgAAACAGATAGACTTCTGGcaaaacagagatttttatcACCTTCATTCTTTAGACAGCTGATAACAGCTCTCTGTTTACCTTATCATGGAACCATAAAGGTCTGAGCTAAATCACATAATTCCAAAATTATCCCATGTACTGCATCCTGATGTCTGTCCCTCATAAATTAAGTCTTGTCAtcagtttaataattttctttgtaatttccTTCTTACTAGTTCTTCTACAGAACATACCACTTCTGACGGTCTGCAAAGTAGTCTCCAATAGCATTGTGTGCCTGTTCCAGGAGGGCGTCATCCGAGTCCCCTGAGCCAGTTCTCAGCAGCTGCAATACCCGAAACCAATCTCCCAGTTTGATCCGCAGACCAATGGCAAGATCTCTGGTATAAACAGAAAATAGCAGGGAAAAGTCAAAGACAGTAAAATAGGTAACAAAAATCTTGAGAAAAGCATCCAAAAGTATTTTCATGTTCTTAACCTGCATTGCAGGTATGACAGTGATCCCAGATatcttattttgattttaaacacTATTCTATGAAAGCAAATACTCAGAGAGCTCACAGGTTATTTCAGACACATGCACCTCCTTATTAGCCACACTCCTGTGTGAGGTGTTAAATGAGCAGCTGGTGAGACAATTGGGCTGATGTTACTCCAGGTTACTTCTTACTCTGTTCTGTATCTTTCATGCTGACCACCACAAGAgatggcagcagctgcaaaaggctggaggcaggaggaagatgaggagaaaGGCCAAGGAGTGAGGAATATGAATAATGGAGACTAAAGCTGAGATGAAATAATGTGGATTTCAGAGACTTCTCTTTCAGATTCAGGGTGACTTTGGCTAAAGGAGAAAGGATTCAGAtgtagtttttcctttttattatttttattattcatgcATACATATGACTCACTGTGTGTCTGTCTGGCATATTTTTCCATCAAATAGAATAATTCTGTATTACTTCATATAAAAGTAATTCTGCAGGTGCATAGAAAATAAATGGGAGAGACTTATACATGTCTTCTAAAAATGCCCTCAGCTTACAAATGAAGGAAGGCAGTAGCAAGTCAGTGCAGTCAGCAAAATAAGAGCATCCAtctaaaaacattaaaattgtatttgaaaaatagatttatttcatCCTGATTTATGGTAGATATTTCTCAGGATTTTTCTAGTGGTGAGGAGACATGTAACATCAATACAGAATTCCCATATTCTCATAGCTGGAGAATAAGATGCTCTACTGTTGAAGAAACCagtaaaaaaagtaagtttttgACTTCTGCAATCCTATAATGTCCACATTTCTCTTCAGCCATGTGAAAAGGAATAAGCCACACTTAAAAATCAGTGTTCCAGTGTGACTGAAGTGCTCAGGAGGCAGTCCACCTCCCCAAAGCAGCATCGAATAATTAACTACGGGCAAGAAAGTTTTCCATTACCAGGCTCTAATGGGCATCTCCCTCTagctcctgccttctccctctgcccccctgtcctgtccccctTACTGGGAAAGAGGAAGGTTTCTCATTCTTACAGCATGAAAGAATAACTAGTCTTTTTCTCCATCATTCCCTACTGTTTTTCATGGCTCCATTAATCAAAGCTTAAAAATTTCATGTGCGCACAAGTGATTCATGTTTCTCCATGTTTGACCACCATCTACAGGCTACACTGTACAACTGCTGCTGATGATTTATCATTATCCTTTTCCAGCAGAGACAGTGCTCTAGCTAATTGCTTAGTGTTAATTTATATTCCCAGCAATACtgtaattttgctttgtttgttttcatttctgaggaaaaattCCATTGATTGGTCCACAGTTTCATCCAGAGTCCTTTCTGTCTCTCCAGAGATTACAGTTCATTAAAAACTCTGTTGTTTGTATATGTAATTGGGAAGAATGTGTACTTGGCTACTAGCTAAGACCAACAGCACATAAATTAAACATTAGTTAAGACTGTTTGTAGTTTTGAAATCCCAGTTGAAATACTGACAAAatacttgtgaaaaaaaatctatgaaacACAGCACTACCTAGAACAGCCGAGGTTTTGCAACCAGTTTGGAATGCACTGATTTACATATAGAACTGGTTATCTATGGATACAAAAAAATTCTCTCCATTTGATCCTTTCATGTCTTTGCAGAAACTGGTAAAGACTCTTCAGAGCTAAAACAGCCATTCCTGATTTAggcatgcttttttttttttcagactttctttctttatttgctgCTGAGATTGATTCCGTACAATTACCTTCTGTCCATATCCAGATACATTCTTTCAGCTTCTTCAAATCTGCTAAAATAGGCTGCCACTTCTGCTTGCTTCATGGACTCGCTCTGCAGGTTGCCCAGACACTTCACAAATTTAATACCTTGATAATCTTTGCAACGCACGAAAGCTTGTTCAGCCATCTGCAGATCCAGCTTCTGAAGAGCAGCTTCAGCCAGGAGACGCCTgtgtgaaaaacaaacatgacAGATGGAAAAGCAGCTAGAGAGTAAATTAAATAAGGATCCATTTAACTAGTAATTATTTAAAGAAGACACTGAAGTTATTCCAACTGTATTGTTTACTAGCTAATCTTAGTACAGTTGTATGATTGTTCCCAGTACCTTCTGTGACCTGTCCAGTACCTTTCTCAGGGAAAGATGTTCAAGCAATTGCTAATATcctatttttcagctgttcaaATGGACACTTGACTTGGGAGGAATGGGCAGGATTTGAGTGTTACACTTGTCCTGCATGAAATGAGTTGCTGGTCTCAATGCAGTTCCATTTAGATATGTCTACCTATCCATTTGTCATTGCTTTAAATCTTGATGGCA contains these protein-coding regions:
- the TTC32 gene encoding tetratricopeptide repeat protein 32, translating into MAQEAAELLAAARAELAARRLSAAEELYSRFIARSPAGARRDLATALNDRGQVRYLRVEFAAALRDYTAAIECQPSFEVPYYNRGLVRYRLGDFDEAMQDFRKVLELNPQFEDAALSLKQTILDKEEKRKRGY